The sequence ACGAAGCTAAAACCGAAGTGCTGGCACATGCACAACGCTCATTGGTGGCAGATACGGCTAAGTTAGCGGCAGAGGCTAACTTAGCGGTAGAACCGAAGCCTTCAAAGTTTGCACTACCACAAGATATTCAACAGCATTTAATGCAAGGAACTAACCGTTCTCTTGCGATTAAAGATCTTTATACCTTATGGGGATATCAGTCTTCTTTGCGTGATGGTTTGTGTTTAAGTGAACCTCAAAGCGTGTTCGTGTGTGAGCAACAACAGGCCAACCTAACGGATTTATTGGAGCTTGGGGTACCTGTGGTTCTCAATCTTGAACTCGAACAAGAGTCGGTATTCGCTGTACTTTATGGAGAGTCTGACGACTCGGTTGAACTACTCATTAACGAGAAGTTGTTGGTGATGCCTAAGCGCTCGTTAGAGCAATTGTGGCAAGGCGATTATGTCGCTATTTGGAAACAACCACTGAGAGAAACCCTAAAAGAGGGTTATCAAGGCGAAGCCGTAACATTATTGGATTTACTGTTGTCTGAAGTGTTAGGTGAAGTCGTTTCAGGAAATGATGTGTTTGATAATGAATTAAAAATGAAAGTCGAAGCTTTTCAAACTTGGCAGGGTATGTCTGTGGACGGTATTGCGGGCAAACGTACATTGGCAAGATTGCAAAGGTTGGCTCAACTGGATTCACCTAAGTTGATGTCACTTGATGGAGGAGCTAGCTAATGTCACGCATTATGCAAGAGCTCAAACAATCCGAGCTTAGAGGCTACCAAAGCCATCACGTACCTAATTCTGCAGTGGCTATCAGTAAAAAGAGAGGGTCGTCGCTCGCGATGGGGCTTCTTCTGCTATTAGTTCCTTCTTTGTTGGTCGGTGGGGCGTTGGTTTATCAATCTTATACTTCCCCACCTCAAGTACTCAGCCAGTCTACTAAATCAATGCCTCCGAAGCCTGAGGATAAAATGATCGCTTCAAAGGCGACGGTAACGAATGAAACCGTGGCAGTCGCACAAGATGAGTCACCATTCTTGATTCGCACAGCACCGACAAATAACGAGTTAAAAGCACTGCCGCGTAAAGAAGTGTATGCACAAGTAAATATCAACGGCACTGCTGATATGGATAACTCGAACGCCATGCTTGCACTCGCTGATGTCTCTGAATCCAATTCAGAGTTAGGTTCAGAACCTAGTTTGGAGAGCTTTGAATCTTCACCGACACAATCAAATTCACGTGACAGCAGTAATGAGTTGCAATCAGATCGTGATTTACTGCAAGGACTTGATCTTACTGAGCTACCACCAGACTTAGCCTTGAAACTTGAGTCTATTATGGAAGATCAACAAAGTGCGCCTGAGCCAATGGATTCTAGACCGGCTACAAGCATGGAATCTCCAGTCATCGAGTTAGAATCTCATGGCAGTAGTTTGTTTGGGGTGCTACCAAAGTTAGATTTACAAACTCATATGTACTCGAGTAGTGAAACGAAACGTTGGGTCAAAGTGAATGGCCATGAAGTGGCGCAAGGAGATTGGATTGGACAAGACATCCAGTTGCTAGAGATCAAACCACAGTCGGTGATCATCGAGTTTAATCAGCAGAAGATAGAAATCCCGGCTCTATACGAGTGGAAAGGTTAGCGTAATAGGGATTCGCTTTTCCAGTCGTACCGGGTGGATATTTGAACGAGAAACCAAGACAAATAAAAAGGAGCACCTCGGTGCTCCTTTTTTGATATTCGATACTGAATTTACTCTATTTAGCGCAAGATAAGCCAAACAGGAAAAGCGGTCAGCTTACGACCAGCCGTTTGGTGACTTTCTGCGACGAGGCATGATGTGCGGAAGGATAAGGCCAAGAAGTAGACCAATACCAGCAACACCACCACCGTACATGAAGTACTTCAGTAGTAGATCATCTTTTTGTGTGTCTAGCTTAGCGCGTAGCTCACGGTTCTCTGTTTGAGAGCTCGTTAGCTGTTGGCTAATCTCGCTGTAGTTTTGCTCAAGTTCAGCAATTTGCTTGTTACGAGAGTCTAGAGAGCTCGCTAGGCCAGCTTTCTCGCTGTCTGCGCTTTGGCGTGCATTTGCAAGCTTGCCTTTTACGTCAGTCAGTTCTTTCTCTAGCTTTGGCATGCGCAGAGCCATGCTTTCTTGAGTGCTTACAAACTTACTTTCTACCCAGCCTTTACGGCCGCGGTTGTCTTGAACCTGGGTGTAACCCGTGCTCTTGTTAGTTTGTAGGTAAGTAATCTTTTCACCAGCATCAACACTACCGATGATACGGAATGTGTTGTTTGGGCCAGAATGCATATAAGTAAATAGTTTGTCAGCAATATAACGGTCTTGTGCAAAGGCAGCTGGAGCCGCAAGCATTGCGAGCAAAACTAAGCTAATCAGTTTTTTCACAGTAAATCCCTTAACGATTCAAATTGGGTAGGCGTATGAGTCAGCCTCAATGAGCAAATAATATTTAGTTTCTTTATGCGGTGCAACAAAGAAGGGAGGCAAAGCCTCCCTTTCTGTGCGTTTGAGTCAATAATGACATGGTATTTACATAT is a genomic window of Vibrio sp. FE10 containing:
- a CDS encoding TIGR04211 family SH3 domain-containing protein; translation: MKKLISLVLLAMLAAPAAFAQDRYIADKLFTYMHSGPNNTFRIIGSVDAGEKITYLQTNKSTGYTQVQDNRGRKGWVESKFVSTQESMALRMPKLEKELTDVKGKLANARQSADSEKAGLASSLDSRNKQIAELEQNYSEISQQLTSSQTENRELRAKLDTQKDDLLLKYFMYGGGVAGIGLLLGLILPHIMPRRRKSPNGWS
- a CDS encoding general secretion pathway protein GspB, coding for MSRIMQELKQSELRGYQSHHVPNSAVAISKKRGSSLAMGLLLLLVPSLLVGGALVYQSYTSPPQVLSQSTKSMPPKPEDKMIASKATVTNETVAVAQDESPFLIRTAPTNNELKALPRKEVYAQVNINGTADMDNSNAMLALADVSESNSELGSEPSLESFESSPTQSNSRDSSNELQSDRDLLQGLDLTELPPDLALKLESIMEDQQSAPEPMDSRPATSMESPVIELESHGSSLFGVLPKLDLQTHMYSSSETKRWVKVNGHEVAQGDWIGQDIQLLEIKPQSVIIEFNQQKIEIPALYEWKG